A portion of the Bacteroidota bacterium genome contains these proteins:
- the ilvD gene encoding dihydroxy-acid dehydratase, with translation MRSDEIKKGFDKAPHRSLLRATGLKTEDFDKPFIGVANSFIEIIPGHFFLNKYSEIIKDEIRANGCIPFEFNTIGVDDGIAMGHDGMLYSLPSRELIANSIETVMNAHKLDAMIAIPNCDKITPGMVMGALRVNVPTVFVTGGPMKKGVLSDGTPVDLATVFEGIGKFEKGEMTEERLKELECKACPSGGSCSGMFTANSMNTLIEAMGIALKGNGTVLALTKEREQLLREAARRVCEIAKDEQQSEKYKIRNILNEQAVHNAFVVDMAMGGSSNTVLHMLAIAKEAGVDFDIKKINEISKNVSHIAKISPSLSHVHMEDINRAGGVSAVMKEINKRGGVLNSDNLTVEGSTIGERIADADIKDETIIHPLANAYSKVGGLAILFGNLAEEGCVIKTAGIVGERSFKGKAVCFDSQPDAIAGIKGGKVKKGDVVVIRYEGPKGGPGMQEMLSPTSLIMGMGLGADVALITDGRFSGATRGLSIGHVSPEAAEGGMIGLLKDGDEIFIDVDTYQIEVELSEEEITKRRSNWKMPKKEVPGRWLKQYAILASNASLGGVLKTEL, from the coding sequence ATGAGAAGTGATGAAATAAAAAAGGGCTTTGATAAAGCTCCTCACCGTAGTTTGCTAAGAGCAACAGGGTTGAAAACAGAAGATTTTGACAAACCATTTATAGGAGTAGCAAATAGTTTTATTGAAATTATTCCGGGACACTTTTTCCTGAATAAATATTCTGAGATAATTAAGGATGAAATTCGTGCTAATGGATGTATACCTTTCGAATTTAATACTATTGGTGTTGATGACGGTATAGCAATGGGGCACGATGGAATGCTGTACTCTTTACCATCACGCGAACTTATTGCTAACAGTATCGAAACTGTAATGAATGCACACAAGTTAGATGCAATGATTGCTATTCCTAACTGTGATAAAATTACTCCGGGTATGGTAATGGGGGCTTTAAGGGTAAATGTACCTACTGTTTTTGTTACCGGAGGACCTATGAAAAAAGGAGTTTTAAGCGATGGGACTCCTGTTGATCTGGCTACAGTTTTCGAAGGAATCGGGAAGTTTGAGAAGGGTGAAATGACGGAAGAGCGCCTTAAAGAACTGGAGTGTAAAGCTTGTCCGAGTGGAGGTAGTTGTTCGGGGATGTTTACTGCAAACTCAATGAATACTCTTATCGAGGCAATGGGTATCGCACTTAAAGGAAACGGAACTGTACTTGCACTTACTAAGGAACGGGAACAATTGTTGAGAGAAGCTGCACGCAGAGTTTGTGAAATTGCAAAAGATGAGCAGCAATCAGAAAAATATAAAATCAGAAACATACTTAACGAACAGGCTGTACACAATGCTTTTGTAGTTGATATGGCTATGGGAGGAAGTTCGAACACTGTTCTTCACATGCTCGCGATTGCAAAAGAAGCTGGTGTTGATTTTGATATTAAAAAAATTAACGAGATTAGTAAAAACGTAAGCCATATTGCTAAAATTTCACCATCACTTTCGCATGTTCACATGGAAGATATCAACCGTGCAGGAGGTGTAAGTGCAGTGATGAAGGAGATTAATAAGCGGGGAGGAGTACTTAACTCTGATAACCTTACCGTTGAAGGTTCTACAATCGGTGAGCGTATTGCCGATGCAGATATTAAGGACGAAACTATAATCCACCCGTTGGCAAATGCTTACTCGAAAGTAGGAGGTTTGGCAATTTTATTCGGAAACTTAGCCGAAGAAGGTTGTGTTATTAAAACTGCCGGAATCGTTGGAGAAAGAAGTTTTAAAGGAAAAGCAGTTTGTTTCGATTCTCAGCCCGATGCAATAGCAGGTATCAAAGGAGGTAAAGTTAAGAAAGGTGATGTAGTTGTAATTCGTTACGAAGGACCTAAAGGAGGTCCGGGGATGCAGGAGATGCTTTCGCCAACAAGTTTGATTATGGGTATGGGACTTGGAGCTGATGTGGCTTTAATTACCGACGGACGTTTTTCAGGTGCTACAAGAGGACTGTCAATAGGACACGTTTCACCTGAAGCTGCCGAAGGGGGGATGATAGGTTTATTAAAAGACGGAGATGAGATTTTTATCGATGTGGACACATATCAGATAGAAGTTGAGTTGAGCGAAGAAGAAATTACCAAGCGCCGTTCAAATTGGAAAATGCCTAAAAAAGAGGTCCCCGGCAGATGGTTGAAACAATATGCTATTTTAGCTAGTAATGCAAGCTTAGGCGGTGTTTTGAAAACGGAACTATAA